The following coding sequences lie in one Musa acuminata AAA Group cultivar baxijiao chromosome BXJ3-1, Cavendish_Baxijiao_AAA, whole genome shotgun sequence genomic window:
- the LOC135629742 gene encoding ribosomal RNA small subunit methyltransferase-like, whose amino-acid sequence MGGKIQKKRDQHRWGGGVPFEKSKGQHILKNPMLVETIVHKSGIKPTDVVLEIGPGTGNLTKKLLEVAKSVVAVELDPRMVLELNRRFQGTPHSSRLKLIEGDVLKCELPYFDMCVANIPYQISSPLTFKLLAHRPAFRCAVIMFQREFAMRLVANPGDALYCRLSVNTQLLARVSHLLKVGRNNFRPPPKVDSSVVRIEPRRPLPPVSFKEWDGLVRLCFNRKNKTLGSIFRQKSVLSLLERNYKTLQATQKVQMEEDKVSSEDVTVLAEMIEELSMGDDDEKEVEEEEEEMEEDIDLVGEGGESCSFKDKVLTVLQQGDFAEKRAAKLTQVDFLYLLSLFNKAGIHLS is encoded by the exons ATGGGCGGCAAGATCCAGAAGAAGCGCGACCAGCATCGGTGGGGCGGCGGCGTTCCCTTCGAGAAGTCGAAGGGGCAGCACATCCTGAAGAACCCCATGCTGGTGGAGACCATCGTCCACAAGTCCGGGATCAAGCCGACCGACGTCGTCCTCGAGATCGGACCCGGCACTGGGAACCTCACCAAGAAGCTCCTCGAGGTCGCCAAGTCCGTCGTCGCCGTCGAGCTCGACCCGCGCATGGTTCTCGAGCTCAATCGCCGGTTCCAGGGTACTCCTCACTCCAGCCGTCTCAAG CTAATCGAAGGAGATGTTCTCAAGTGCGAACTTCCCTACTTCGACATGTGCGTAGCCAACATCCCCTACCAGATCTCCTCCCCTCTAACTTTTAAGCTGTTGGCCCACCGTCCGGCCTTCAGGTGTGCTGTCATCATGTTCCAGCGCGAGTTCGCTATGAGATTGGTTGCAAATCCCGGCGATGCTCTCTACTGCCGTCTCTCGGTCAACACTCAACTCCTTGCCCGCGTCTCTCATCTCCTTAAAGTTGGCCGGAACAACTTTAGGCCGCCGCCAAAAGTCGACTCCTCTGTTGTGCGAATAGAGCCTAGGAGACCGCTCCCTCCGGTTAGCTTCAAGGAGTGGGATGGGCTGGTGCGCCTTTGTTTCAACCGGAAGAACAAGACTCTGGGATCCATCTTCCGACAAAAGAGCGTTCTCTCGTTGCTAGAAAGGAATTACAAGACATTGCAAGCCACCCAGAAAGTACAGATGGAGGAGGATAAGGTGTCTTCGGAAGATGTCACAGTTTTGGCAGAGATGATTGAGGAGCTTAGCATGGGCGACGACGACGAGaaagaggtggaggaggaggaggaggagatggaagaAGACATTGATCTGGTGGGGGAAGGAGGTGAGAGTTGCAGTTTCAAGGACAAAGTGTTGACAGTTCTGCAGCAGGGTGATTTTGCAGAGAAGAGGGCAGCCAAGCTTACACAGGTTGATTTCTTGTACCTGCTTTCGCTCTTCAACAAAGCAGGAATACACTTGTCCTGA
- the LOC135580835 gene encoding homeobox protein knotted-1-like 13 yields the protein MAFHNHLSRELTPLRYAEQQQQQQQLRGDSPALLRTTMDQLSVPPPSGASTDAGRVKDGKDLRRLVADAAPAVKPTMAGGGGPTWLNSAILRQQGHHYADGSFLHLQTTSGSSASPVAAGGGGGGAGAGNWFPRPSILQRSGREDEVPVSNDPIMAGATSGEHGGRRGHAGGELGESEAVAQGSGGETAAGEVTWMNARYKAEILAHPLYEQLLAAHVACLRIATPVDQLPRIDAQLGQSQQIVSKYSVLGNNGQMPGDDKELDQFMTHYVLLLCSFKEQLQQHVRVHAMEAVMACWELEQSLQSLTGVSPGEGTGATMSDDDDDDGDDDDDQVDSETNLFDGPDSMGFGPLIPTETERSLIERVRQELKHELKQGYKNKIVDIREEILRKRRAGKLPGNSTCTLKAWWQSHSKWPYPTEDDKARLVEETGLQLKQINNWFINQRKRNWHSNPSSSSSSSLKSKRKR from the exons ATGGCGTTCCACAACCACCTGTCCCGCGAGCTGACGCCGCTGCGGTAcgcggagcagcagcagcagcagcagcagttgaGGGGCGACAGCCCGGCCTTGCTAAGGACCACCATGGATCAGCTCTCCGTACCTCCGCCCTCCGGTGCCTCTACCGATGCTGGCAGGGTGAAGGACGGGAAGGACCTCCGCCGCCTCGTGGCCGACGCGGCCCCGGCTGTGAAGCCGACGATGGCAGGCGGGGGCGGGCCTACGTGGCTTAACAGCGCAATTCTCCGGCAGCAGGGTCACCACTACGCCGACGGAAGCTTCCTCCATCTTCAAACCACGTCCGGTTCCTCCGCGTCGCCGGTCGCTgccggagggggaggaggaggcgcgGGAGCGGGTAACTGGTTTCCCCGACCGTCGATCTTGCAGCGCAGCGGGAGGGAGGACGAGGTTCCGGTGTCGAACGACCCCATCATGGCCGGTGCGACATCGGGGGAGCACGGCGGACGGCGGGGTCACGCGGGCGGGGAGCTCGGGGAGTCGGAGGCAGTGGCGCAAGGGAGCGGCGGGGAGACCGCCGCAGGGGAGGTCACGTGGATGAACGCGAGGTACAAGGCGGAGATATTGGCACACCCCTTGTACGAGCAGCTGCTGGCGGCGCATGTGGCGTGCCTGAGGATCGCGACGCCGGTGGACCAGCTGCCGAGGATCGACGCACAGCTCGGTCAGTCTCAGCAAATCGTGTCCAAGTACTCGGTGCTCGGCAACAACGGACAGATGCCCGGCGATGACAAGGAGCTCGATCAGTTCATG ACACATTATGTCTTGCTACTTTGTTCCTTTAAAGAACAACTGCAGCAACACGTACGTGTACATGCAATGGAGGCAGTGATGGCTTGCTGGGAGCTGGAACAATCACTGCAAAGCCTAACAG GTGTCTCTCCCGGTGAAGGCACTGGTGCAACCATgtctgacgatgatgatgatgacggcgatgatgatgatgatcaggtAGACAGTGAAACAAATTTGTTTGATGGACCAGACAGCATGGGGTTTGGCCCTCTCATTCCAACTGAGACCGAGCGATCCTTGATAGAGCGCGTCAGACAGGAGCTGAAGCATGAGCTAAAACAG GGGTACAAAAACAAGATTGTCGATATCAGAGAAGAGATTCTTCGCAAGCGAAGAGCAGGGAAACTTCCTGGGAATAGCACTTGTACGTTAAAAGCTTGGTGGCAGTCCCACTCCAAGTGGCCATATCCAACG GAGGATGACAAAGCAAGATTGGTGGAGGAAACTGGTCTACAGTTGAAGCAGATCAATAACTGGTTCATCAACCAAAGGAAAAGGAATTGGCACAgtaatccatcatcatcatcatcgagttCCCTGAAAAGCAAGCGTAAAAG GTGA
- the LOC135629374 gene encoding cysteine--tRNA ligase CPS1 homolog, chloroplastic/mitochondrial-like isoform X1 has product MGTASLKRCCLLFSSPISPFFAATFRRQLPAPDFSSLILASKRLKNPSFSRTVSSSPRASSSQSVFCGVANGTTPIPAETKPSPELYLFNTMTKEKVLFRPRVPGRVGMYVCGVTTYDLSHIGHARVYVTFDVLYRFLKHQKYDVCYVRNFTDVDDKIIARANELGEDPLSLSSRYCDEFHSDMAYLQCLPPSVEPRVSNHMNQIIDMIKQILDNGCAYIIDGDVYFSVDKFPAYGRLSGRKLEDNRAGERVAVDSRKQNPADFALWKSAKDGEPYWESPWGPGRPGWHIECSAMSAAYLGHSFDIHGGGMDLVFPHHENEIAQSCAACSKSNIGYWIHNGFVTVNEEKMSKSLKNFFTIREVIELYHPLALRFFLIGTHYRSPINYSMTQLDIASDRLYYIYQTICDCEETFHQHHGNDLKDSLPQDALQCIQKLHLDFESSMSDDLHTPVALASISEPLRIINDLLHTRKGRKQELRIESLSAMVKEIKNLLGILGLAPSNYSEVLQQLRERALRRVGLTEDELLLKIDERTTARKNKQYDKSDEIRKGLAAIGITLMDSHTGTTWKPTIPHDVHEHASAM; this is encoded by the exons ATGGGAACGGCGTCACTGAAGCGCTGCTGCCTCCTCTTCTCATCCCCCATCTCTCCCTTCTTCGCCGCGACATTTAGACGCCAACTCCCCGCCCCCGACTTTTCTTCCCTCATCCTCGCATCGAAGAGGCTAAAAAATCCCTCCTTTTCTCGAACCGTCTCCTCTTCTCCCCGTGCATCGAGTTCGCAATCCGTCTTCTGTGGCGTCGCCAATGGGACAACGCCTATTCCGGCTGAGACGAAGCCGTCTCCCgagctttacctctttaataccaTGACCAAGGAGAAGGTGCTCTTCCGGCCGAGGGTCCCTGGTAGGGTGGGCATGTACGTCTGCGGCGTCACCACCTACGACCTCAGCCATATCGGGCACGCGAGGGTCTATGTCACCTTCGATGTTCTTTACCG GTTTCTGAAGCATCAGAAGTACGATGTTTGTTATGTGCGGAACTTCACCGATGTTGATGACAAG ATTATTGCCAGGGCAAATGAACTGGGGGAAGACCCTTTAAGTTTGAGCAGTCGCTATTGTGATGAATTTCACAGTGATATGGCTTACCTTCAATGCTTGCCTCCATCTGTTGAACCACGTGTTTCTAATCATATGAAtcaaattatagatatgattaagcAG ATTCTTGATAATGGTTGTGCCTACATAATTGATGGAGATGTCTACTTTTCGGTTGACAAATTCCCGGCTTATGGTCGACTATCTGGAAGGAAATTAGAAGATAATCGAGCAGGAGAAAGGGTTGCTGTGGATTCAAGGAAGCAAAATCCTGCTGATTTTGCTCTATGGAAA TCTGCCAAGGATGGAGAACCATACTGGGAGAGCCCTTGGGGACCAGGAAGGCCAGGGTGGCATATAGAATGCAGTGCCATGAGTGCAGCATATCTAGGGCACTCATTTGACATACACGGTGGAGGGATGGACCTTGTGTTTCCTCACCATGAAAATGAAATTGCACAGAGCTGTGCTGCCTGCAGCAAGAGTAACATAGGTTACTGGATACACAATGGATTTGTCACTGTGAATGAAGAAAAAATGTCAAAATCACTCAAAAACTTTTTCACCATTAGAGAG GTCATAGAGCTTTATCACCCACTAGCCTTGAGGTTCTTCTTAATCGGCACACATTACCGGTCTCCAATTAACTACTCGATGACACAGCTTGATATAGCTTCTGATCGATTGTATTATATATATCAG ACAATTTGTGATTGTGAAGAGACTTTTCATCAGCATCATGGAAATGATCTTAAAGATTCTTTACCACAAGACGCTCTTCAGTGCATCCAGAAACTTCATTTGGATTTTGAGAGTTCAATGTCAGATGATCTGCACACTCCTGTTGCGTTAGCTTCTATATCTGAACCTTTAAGAATCATCAATGATCTTCTGCACACACGGAAG GGGAGGAAGCAAGAGTTGAGAATAGAGTCCCTTTCAGCTATGGTAAAGGAAATCAAGAATCTTCTGGGTATTCTCGGATTGGCACCTTCAAATTACTCTGAG GTACTGCAGCAGTTGAGGGAGAGGGCTCTAAGAAGAGTCGGACTTACAGAAGATGAGCTCTTGCTAAAAATTGATGAAAGAACCACAGCCAGGAAAAATAAACAGTATGACAAGTCCGATGAAATCAGGAAAGGGTTGGCTGCCATTGGCATCACTCTCATGGACAGCCATACCGGAACAACTTGGAAGCCTACCATCCCGCACGATGTCCATGAACATGCGAGTGCAATGTGA
- the LOC135629374 gene encoding cysteine--tRNA ligase CPS1 homolog, chloroplastic/mitochondrial-like isoform X2, with product MAYLQCLPPSVEPRVSNHMNQIIDMIKQILDNGCAYIIDGDVYFSVDKFPAYGRLSGRKLEDNRAGERVAVDSRKQNPADFALWKSAKDGEPYWESPWGPGRPGWHIECSAMSAAYLGHSFDIHGGGMDLVFPHHENEIAQSCAACSKSNIGYWIHNGFVTVNEEKMSKSLKNFFTIREVIELYHPLALRFFLIGTHYRSPINYSMTQLDIASDRLYYIYQTICDCEETFHQHHGNDLKDSLPQDALQCIQKLHLDFESSMSDDLHTPVALASISEPLRIINDLLHTRKGRKQELRIESLSAMVKEIKNLLGILGLAPSNYSEVLQQLRERALRRVGLTEDELLLKIDERTTARKNKQYDKSDEIRKGLAAIGITLMDSHTGTTWKPTIPHDVHEHASAM from the exons ATGGCTTACCTTCAATGCTTGCCTCCATCTGTTGAACCACGTGTTTCTAATCATATGAAtcaaattatagatatgattaagcAG ATTCTTGATAATGGTTGTGCCTACATAATTGATGGAGATGTCTACTTTTCGGTTGACAAATTCCCGGCTTATGGTCGACTATCTGGAAGGAAATTAGAAGATAATCGAGCAGGAGAAAGGGTTGCTGTGGATTCAAGGAAGCAAAATCCTGCTGATTTTGCTCTATGGAAA TCTGCCAAGGATGGAGAACCATACTGGGAGAGCCCTTGGGGACCAGGAAGGCCAGGGTGGCATATAGAATGCAGTGCCATGAGTGCAGCATATCTAGGGCACTCATTTGACATACACGGTGGAGGGATGGACCTTGTGTTTCCTCACCATGAAAATGAAATTGCACAGAGCTGTGCTGCCTGCAGCAAGAGTAACATAGGTTACTGGATACACAATGGATTTGTCACTGTGAATGAAGAAAAAATGTCAAAATCACTCAAAAACTTTTTCACCATTAGAGAG GTCATAGAGCTTTATCACCCACTAGCCTTGAGGTTCTTCTTAATCGGCACACATTACCGGTCTCCAATTAACTACTCGATGACACAGCTTGATATAGCTTCTGATCGATTGTATTATATATATCAG ACAATTTGTGATTGTGAAGAGACTTTTCATCAGCATCATGGAAATGATCTTAAAGATTCTTTACCACAAGACGCTCTTCAGTGCATCCAGAAACTTCATTTGGATTTTGAGAGTTCAATGTCAGATGATCTGCACACTCCTGTTGCGTTAGCTTCTATATCTGAACCTTTAAGAATCATCAATGATCTTCTGCACACACGGAAG GGGAGGAAGCAAGAGTTGAGAATAGAGTCCCTTTCAGCTATGGTAAAGGAAATCAAGAATCTTCTGGGTATTCTCGGATTGGCACCTTCAAATTACTCTGAG GTACTGCAGCAGTTGAGGGAGAGGGCTCTAAGAAGAGTCGGACTTACAGAAGATGAGCTCTTGCTAAAAATTGATGAAAGAACCACAGCCAGGAAAAATAAACAGTATGACAAGTCCGATGAAATCAGGAAAGGGTTGGCTGCCATTGGCATCACTCTCATGGACAGCCATACCGGAACAACTTGGAAGCCTACCATCCCGCACGATGTCCATGAACATGCGAGTGCAATGTGA